A single window of Gemmatimonadales bacterium DNA harbors:
- a CDS encoding acyl-CoA carboxylase subunit beta: protein MARRTQAEQGGGPARIAQQHKKGKLTARERLDLLLDPGSFVEIDRFVTHRATDFGLDKQRIPGDGVVTGSGRIEGRLVYVFSQDFTVLGGSLSETHAEKICKVMDLAVRNGAPIIGLNDSGGARIQEGVASLGGYADIFLRNTLASGVVPQISAILGPCAGGAVYSPAITDFIFMVRGVSYMFVTGPNVVKTVTHENVSFEELGGADVHGETSGIAHRVASSEPECLASIRELVRYLPSNNLDDPPADRSSDPDDRREESLLDIIPPSSSSPYDMRDIIRAVTDQGHFYEIAEGHAGNILVGFARLGGQSVGIVANQPAVLAGVLDIASSVKAARFVRFCDAFNIPLVTFVDVPGFLPGVAQEHGGIIRHGAKLLYAYCEATVPKLTVITRKAYGGAYDVMNSKHIRADLNLAWPTAEIAVMGPKGAVEILFKEEIAAAADPAAETDRKIDEYTRTFANPYKAAARGFIDDVIDPRDTRPRLIDALRSLRNKRDRNPPKKHGTMPL, encoded by the coding sequence ATGGCCCGCCGCACCCAGGCGGAGCAGGGTGGCGGTCCGGCTCGCATCGCTCAACAGCACAAGAAGGGCAAGCTCACCGCCCGCGAACGACTCGACCTGCTGCTGGATCCGGGCAGTTTCGTCGAAATCGATCGATTCGTCACCCACCGTGCCACCGACTTCGGACTCGATAAGCAACGCATTCCAGGCGACGGTGTCGTGACCGGAAGCGGCCGAATCGAGGGCCGCCTGGTCTACGTCTTTTCGCAGGACTTCACCGTGCTGGGCGGCTCACTCTCGGAAACCCACGCCGAGAAGATCTGCAAGGTCATGGACCTCGCGGTCAGGAATGGTGCGCCGATCATCGGACTCAACGACTCGGGCGGTGCGCGGATCCAAGAGGGAGTTGCCTCGCTTGGCGGGTACGCCGACATCTTTCTGCGCAACACCCTTGCCTCCGGCGTGGTGCCCCAGATCTCCGCCATTCTCGGCCCCTGCGCAGGTGGCGCCGTTTACAGTCCGGCCATTACCGACTTCATCTTCATGGTCCGGGGCGTCAGCTACATGTTCGTGACTGGCCCGAACGTCGTGAAGACGGTCACCCACGAGAATGTCAGCTTCGAGGAGCTGGGCGGCGCCGACGTGCACGGCGAGACCTCCGGCATTGCCCATCGCGTGGCCTCGTCCGAACCGGAGTGCCTCGCCTCGATCCGGGAGCTGGTCCGCTACCTGCCGTCGAACAATCTTGATGACCCTCCCGCCGACCGGAGCAGTGACCCGGATGACCGCCGGGAAGAGTCGCTGCTCGACATCATCCCGCCCTCGTCGTCGAGCCCCTACGACATGCGGGACATCATTCGCGCGGTGACCGATCAGGGCCATTTCTACGAGATCGCCGAGGGGCATGCGGGCAATATCCTGGTCGGCTTTGCCCGGCTGGGCGGCCAGTCGGTCGGGATCGTGGCCAACCAGCCTGCCGTACTGGCCGGCGTGCTCGATATCGCGAGTTCGGTCAAGGCGGCTCGGTTCGTTCGCTTCTGCGATGCCTTCAATATTCCCCTCGTCACCTTCGTCGACGTACCCGGCTTCCTGCCCGGCGTGGCACAGGAGCACGGAGGCATCATCCGGCATGGAGCCAAGTTGCTCTACGCCTACTGCGAAGCGACCGTGCCGAAGCTGACGGTGATTACCCGCAAGGCCTACGGTGGCGCCTACGATGTGATGAACTCGAAGCATATCCGGGCCGACCTGAACCTGGCCTGGCCTACGGCGGAGATCGCGGTGATGGGTCCCAAGGGCGCTGTCGAGATTCTCTTCAAGGAGGAAATTGCCGCCGCGGCCGATCCGGCGGCGGAAACGGATCGCAAGATCGACGAGTACACCCGGACCTTTGCCAATCCGTACAAGGCGGCGGCTCGCGGCTTCATCGATGACGTGATCGATCCGCGCGATACCCGCCCTCGGCTGATCGATGCGCTTCGCTCGCTGCGGAACAAACGCGACCGGAACCCGCCGAAGAAGCACGGCACCATGCCCCTGTGA
- a CDS encoding acetyl-CoA carboxylase biotin carboxylase subunit — MTIRRVLVANRGEIALRIIRACHEEGLEAVAVYSDADRASPYVRAADAAVHIGPAPAAQSYLLIDRILEAARASGAQAIHPGFGFLSERAPFARAVEEAGLVFIGPPASAIDAMGDKTEARRRMEAAGVPVVPGAMAALTDPAEAAVLAGSLGYPVLVKAAAGGGGKGMRVVRESAELAGALESAASEALKSFGDASVYLEKYIEEPRHVEIQILADHERTIHLGERECSVQRRHQKLLEEAPSVAVDEALRERMGAAAVAAAQAVGYRSAGTCEFLLARDGSFYFLEMNTRIQVEHPVTELVYGVDLVREQLRIMRGLPMSVPALPLSPRGWAIECRITSEDPANAFLPSTGRIEYLRSPAGPGVRWDSGVETGDDVGLFYDSMLAKLIVHGRSRADAIARMERALWELVVVGVATNQSFHLRLLADPDFRAGNIHIQFLEQRPDLVTGPPGPDLVERLAIAAALAEHERRLAHKPAVAVEDGRASAWLTRARQEGLR, encoded by the coding sequence ATGACGATTCGACGTGTCCTGGTTGCCAACCGGGGTGAGATCGCCCTCCGGATCATCCGGGCGTGCCACGAAGAGGGGTTGGAGGCGGTCGCGGTCTATTCCGACGCCGATCGGGCTTCGCCCTATGTGCGTGCGGCCGACGCTGCGGTCCATATCGGACCCGCGCCAGCCGCGCAGAGCTATCTCCTGATCGACCGCATCCTCGAGGCGGCGCGCGCCTCTGGTGCGCAGGCGATCCATCCCGGGTTCGGATTCCTGTCGGAGCGGGCCCCGTTTGCCCGGGCCGTGGAGGAGGCTGGACTCGTCTTCATTGGTCCGCCCGCGTCCGCCATCGACGCCATGGGCGACAAGACCGAAGCTCGGCGACGGATGGAAGCTGCCGGGGTCCCGGTGGTGCCCGGCGCCATGGCGGCTCTGACTGATCCGGCCGAGGCGGCCGTGCTCGCCGGGTCGCTGGGGTATCCGGTGCTGGTCAAGGCGGCTGCTGGCGGCGGCGGGAAGGGCATGCGGGTGGTGCGCGAGTCTGCCGAGCTTGCCGGGGCGCTGGAGTCGGCGGCGTCGGAGGCGCTCAAGTCCTTCGGCGACGCGTCGGTCTATCTCGAGAAGTACATCGAGGAGCCTCGGCACGTCGAGATCCAGATCCTCGCCGACCACGAACGGACCATCCACCTCGGTGAGCGCGAGTGCTCGGTGCAGCGCCGCCATCAGAAGCTGCTGGAGGAGGCGCCCAGCGTCGCGGTCGACGAAGCGCTCCGCGAGCGGATGGGCGCCGCCGCCGTGGCCGCCGCGCAGGCCGTCGGGTACCGGAGTGCGGGAACCTGCGAGTTTCTGCTGGCCCGCGACGGTTCGTTCTACTTCCTGGAAATGAATACCCGGATCCAGGTCGAGCATCCGGTGACCGAGCTGGTCTATGGGGTCGACCTGGTGCGGGAGCAGCTGCGCATCATGCGCGGCCTCCCGATGAGCGTGCCCGCGCTGCCGTTGTCGCCGCGCGGCTGGGCGATCGAGTGCCGGATTACCAGTGAGGATCCGGCCAATGCGTTTCTGCCGTCGACGGGCCGGATCGAGTACCTGCGCAGCCCCGCCGGGCCCGGGGTGCGCTGGGACAGCGGGGTCGAAACCGGCGACGACGTGGGCCTCTTCTACGACTCGATGCTGGCCAAGCTGATTGTCCATGGTCGGTCTCGCGCGGACGCGATTGCTCGAATGGAACGCGCCCTCTGGGAGCTGGTCGTCGTCGGCGTGGCGACCAACCAGTCGTTCCATCTTCGGCTGCTGGCCGATCCGGACTTCCGGGCCGGCAACATCCACATCCAGTTCCTGGAACAGCGCCCCGATCTGGTGACCGGACCGCCGGGCCCGGATCTCGTCGAGCGGCTGGCGATTGCAGCTGCACTCGCTGAGCACGAGCGAAGGCTGGCGCACAAGCCGGCCGTGGCCGTCGAGGATGGTCGAGCGAGTGCCTGGTTGACCCGAGCCCGCCAGGAGGGGCTCCGGTAG
- a CDS encoding class I SAM-dependent RNA methyltransferase, with translation MTTDILAIDRIAAGGVGVGRLSDGRVAFVPRTAPGDRVEMRVMQVAPRFVRGRLVRIVEPGPDRTEPGCAHYVADECGGCQLQHLPTEAQRTARRAIVGDAIRRIGKLSADDPPLVPAASEWGYRAKISLTRRPDGAVGYHRYDRPGEVFPVRECPIAAPGVNRLLARLRQSRPELPRHLSRLVLRLDRSGAEHVVVETGEGPVWQGGRALHAAVKAEAPLTIWWRQAGEAPRAVAGSDSAYPPTAFEQVNPVMGDRVRAAAIERLGAVGGRSVWDLYAGIGETSSLLAERGADVVSVEWDRSAVAEAARRQARYGRQIERIAGAVERVIGSLGRPDRVVVNPPRTGMATEVVDGLRERGPDRIVYVSCDPATLGRDLARLVGRGPPAYRLVSLEAFDLFPQTAHVETVAVMERA, from the coding sequence GTGACGACGGACATCCTGGCGATCGATCGGATTGCGGCGGGCGGGGTCGGCGTCGGCCGGCTGTCGGACGGCCGGGTGGCGTTCGTGCCCCGTACCGCGCCCGGCGACCGGGTCGAAATGCGAGTCATGCAGGTGGCGCCACGGTTCGTGCGCGGCCGCCTGGTGCGGATTGTCGAGCCCGGCCCCGATCGGACCGAGCCCGGTTGCGCCCACTACGTGGCCGACGAGTGTGGCGGTTGTCAGTTGCAGCACCTGCCGACCGAGGCCCAGCGCACGGCCCGCCGTGCCATCGTGGGCGACGCGATCCGGCGGATCGGCAAGTTGTCGGCCGATGATCCGCCGCTGGTGCCGGCAGCCTCGGAATGGGGCTACCGGGCCAAGATCTCGCTGACGCGACGGCCTGACGGGGCGGTGGGCTATCACCGGTATGATCGACCTGGCGAGGTCTTTCCGGTTCGAGAGTGCCCCATCGCGGCGCCCGGAGTCAACCGCCTGCTGGCCCGGTTACGCCAGAGCCGACCGGAGCTGCCGCGCCATCTGTCCAGGCTGGTGCTCCGGCTCGATCGCTCGGGCGCCGAGCACGTCGTCGTCGAAACCGGCGAAGGGCCGGTCTGGCAGGGCGGGCGCGCGCTGCACGCCGCCGTCAAGGCCGAGGCGCCGCTCACGATCTGGTGGCGCCAGGCAGGCGAGGCGCCGCGAGCCGTGGCGGGAAGCGACAGTGCCTATCCCCCGACCGCCTTCGAACAGGTCAATCCCGTCATGGGTGACCGGGTCCGCGCCGCCGCGATCGAGCGCTTGGGCGCCGTCGGGGGTCGCTCGGTCTGGGATCTCTACGCCGGGATCGGAGAGACGAGCAGCCTCCTCGCCGAGCGGGGCGCCGACGTCGTGAGCGTCGAGTGGGACCGGAGCGCGGTCGCGGAAGCCGCCCGGCGTCAGGCCAGGTATGGACGGCAGATCGAGCGGATTGCCGGGGCCGTCGAACGGGTCATCGGGTCGCTCGGCCGTCCAGATCGGGTGGTGGTGAATCCGCCGCGAACCGGGATGGCGACCGAGGTGGTCGACGGGCTGCGGGAGCGCGGACCGGACCGGATCGTCTATGTCTCCTGCGACCCGGCAACGCTGGGCCGTGATCTGGCCCGTCTGGTCGGGAGGGGGCCGCCGGCCTACCGGCTCGTCAGTCTGGAAGCCTTCGATCTCTTTCCTCAGACGGCGCACGTGGAAACCGTGGCCGTGATGGAGCGGGCATGA
- a CDS encoding biotin/lipoyl-binding protein has product MKYVVTIAGQQVEVEIVPEGVRVGGTVRRAELRRVSGTPLANLLLDDSSWIVSLSPGKPGEWALQRRGERFEVEVVDERTRHIRSLVGEGKAQGGPAVLKAPMPGLVVRVLVEPGQAVVAGQGLVVLEAMKMENELKAAGPATVDQILAKPGQAVEKGAQLITFAAPQPSN; this is encoded by the coding sequence ATGAAATACGTGGTGACGATTGCGGGGCAGCAGGTCGAGGTCGAGATCGTTCCCGAAGGGGTCCGGGTCGGCGGAACGGTCCGCCGCGCCGAGCTCCGGCGGGTGTCGGGAACGCCGCTGGCAAACCTCCTGCTGGACGATTCGTCCTGGATCGTGTCACTGTCGCCGGGCAAGCCGGGGGAATGGGCGCTGCAGCGGCGGGGTGAGCGATTCGAGGTCGAAGTCGTCGATGAGCGGACCCGGCATATCCGAAGCCTGGTCGGCGAAGGCAAGGCTCAGGGCGGTCCGGCCGTGCTCAAGGCCCCGATGCCGGGGCTGGTCGTCCGGGTCCTGGTCGAGCCGGGCCAGGCGGTCGTGGCCGGCCAGGGTCTGGTCGTCCTCGAGGCCATGAAGATGGAGAACGAACTCAAGGCGGCCGGACCCGCGACCGTGGACCAGATTTTGGCCAAACCCGGGCAGGCGGTCGAAAAAGGGGCCCAGCTCATCACCTTTGCCGCGCCGCAACCTTCCAACTGA
- the rplM gene encoding 50S ribosomal protein L13 has translation MKTFSERTQDVQHGWHVVDANGVPLGRLASAVAQLIRGKHKPTFTPHVDGGDFVIVVNADKVKLTGNKLENKRAFRHTGYMGHERFTPVKDLLAKHPDRVIQKAVFGMLPKNALSKQRLRGKLKVYAGESHPHAAQSPKAYPIKVSA, from the coding sequence ATGAAGACTTTTTCGGAGCGAACGCAAGACGTTCAGCACGGCTGGCATGTGGTTGATGCCAACGGGGTCCCGCTCGGGCGCCTCGCCAGCGCCGTTGCGCAGCTCATTCGGGGTAAGCATAAGCCGACCTTTACGCCGCACGTCGACGGTGGCGATTTCGTCATTGTCGTCAACGCGGACAAGGTCAAGCTGACCGGTAACAAGCTCGAGAACAAGCGCGCGTTCCGGCACACCGGCTACATGGGCCACGAGCGATTCACGCCGGTCAAGGACCTTCTGGCCAAGCACCCGGATCGGGTGATTCAGAAGGCGGTCTTCGGAATGCTGCCGAAGAATGCGCTCTCGAAGCAGCGCTTGCGCGGCAAGCTCAAGGTGTACGCCGGCGAGAGCCATCCGCATGCTGCGCAGAGTCCGAAAGCTTATCCGATCAAGGTGTCCGCATGA
- the rpsI gene encoding 30S ribosomal protein S9, with protein MTATPELLRWHGVGRRKTSVARVYLTPGTGKWEINGRTLGDYFPRPSLVQHIQQPFSATDTLGAFDVRAHCDGGGVTGQAGALRLGIARALLEVDGLHRTKLRAGGLLTRDPRAVERKKPGRPGARKRFQFSKR; from the coding sequence ATGACCGCGACTCCCGAATTGCTGCGTTGGCATGGTGTTGGCCGCCGCAAGACCAGCGTTGCCCGCGTCTACCTCACCCCCGGCACCGGGAAGTGGGAAATCAACGGCCGGACGCTGGGTGATTACTTCCCGCGGCCCTCGCTGGTTCAGCACATCCAGCAGCCCTTTTCCGCAACGGACACGCTGGGCGCGTTCGACGTGCGAGCCCATTGCGACGGCGGCGGGGTCACCGGCCAGGCCGGCGCGCTCCGACTGGGCATTGCCCGGGCATTGCTCGAGGTGGACGGCTTGCATCGGACCAAGCTGCGGGCCGGCGGACTGCTGACACGCGATCCGCGTGCGGTCGAGCGGAAGAAGCCGGGTCGTCCTGGCGCCCGGAAGCGGTTCCAGTTCAGCAAGCGGTAA
- the rpsB gene encoding 30S ribosomal protein S2, with amino-acid sequence MALPELQELLDAGVHFGHQTRRWNPKMRRFIFAERSGIYLIDLQKTRSQIAKAQELVKSVVTRGDNVLFVCTKKQLKGLVQADAAECSALWVTERWLGGTLTNFQTIKRQIRRLRELEQGATDGDFDNYTKKEKLLFERERVKLSRYLEGVKQMSRLPGAIFVVDAKKERIAIQEANKLGIPVVAIVDTNADPDVVTVPIPGNDDAIRSVSLITRALAETVKEGRMAAPTRDASEGGEAETYSTDAGSEGEGDGDRRRRRAGAPAGGGGGGGARKRRPKPEAIAARLKTEGDAPAGEA; translated from the coding sequence ATGGCGCTGCCCGAATTGCAGGAACTGCTCGACGCCGGTGTTCATTTTGGTCACCAGACCCGCCGGTGGAACCCGAAGATGCGGCGATTCATCTTCGCCGAGCGCTCCGGGATCTACCTGATCGACCTCCAGAAGACCCGTTCCCAGATTGCCAAAGCCCAGGAGCTGGTCAAGTCGGTCGTCACACGGGGCGACAACGTGCTTTTCGTCTGCACCAAGAAACAGCTCAAAGGGCTGGTTCAGGCCGATGCGGCCGAGTGCAGCGCCCTCTGGGTGACCGAGCGGTGGCTCGGCGGCACGCTGACCAACTTCCAGACGATCAAACGTCAGATTCGGCGTCTGCGCGAGCTGGAGCAGGGAGCCACGGACGGCGATTTCGATAATTACACCAAGAAGGAAAAGCTGCTGTTCGAGCGGGAACGGGTCAAACTGTCCCGGTACCTCGAAGGCGTGAAGCAGATGAGCCGGCTCCCGGGCGCGATCTTCGTGGTCGACGCGAAGAAGGAGCGGATCGCGATTCAGGAAGCCAACAAGCTGGGTATCCCGGTGGTGGCGATTGTCGACACCAACGCCGATCCCGACGTGGTCACGGTTCCGATTCCGGGCAACGACGATGCGATTCGGTCGGTGTCGCTGATCACGCGGGCGCTGGCCGAGACGGTCAAAGAAGGCCGGATGGCGGCCCCGACCCGTGATGCGTCTGAAGGCGGCGAAGCCGAGACCTACAGCACCGATGCCGGCAGCGAGGGCGAAGGCGACGGCGATCGTCGTCGGCGTCGGGCGGGCGCTCCGGCCGGTGGCGGTGGTGGCGGCGGCGCCCGCAAGCGGCGGCCGAAGCCCGAGGCCATTGCGGCGCGGCTCAAGACCGAAGGCGATGCACCGGCGGGAGAGGCCTGA
- the tsf gene encoding translation elongation factor Ts gives MSYKPTPKEISELRARTGAGIGDCKAALEETGGDMEKAAESLRKRGVAKAEKRAGRSAGQGLVVIRLAEDGRSGGIIELNCETDFVAKTDDFQSLANDLAVHVAANAPEGIKAGAIDEQQFRGKALGEAIKEVSGKTGEAMTLNRYARFVQPDGVVAAYLHHNGQVGVLVDVVGPAGEALLTLAKDVALHIASADPIGVTEADIPADLVDRERRIAEEQVAAEGKPENIRAKIVDGKVRKFVAERTLVGQPFVKDETQTVGDLIAAASKAAGAPVTVRRFARFKVGEA, from the coding sequence ATGAGTTACAAGCCAACACCGAAAGAAATCAGCGAGCTCAGAGCCCGAACCGGCGCCGGTATCGGCGACTGCAAGGCGGCGCTCGAAGAGACCGGCGGCGACATGGAGAAGGCGGCCGAGTCGCTCCGCAAGCGGGGCGTTGCCAAGGCCGAGAAACGGGCTGGACGCAGTGCCGGCCAGGGCCTGGTGGTGATTCGCCTGGCTGAGGATGGTCGGTCGGGGGGAATCATCGAGCTCAACTGCGAAACGGACTTCGTGGCCAAGACCGATGACTTCCAGTCGCTGGCAAACGACCTTGCTGTGCACGTCGCGGCCAACGCGCCCGAGGGCATCAAGGCCGGCGCGATCGACGAACAGCAGTTCCGCGGCAAGGCGCTGGGCGAGGCCATCAAGGAAGTGTCAGGCAAGACGGGTGAGGCCATGACCCTCAATCGCTACGCCCGGTTCGTGCAGCCCGACGGTGTGGTGGCTGCGTATCTCCATCACAACGGGCAGGTGGGCGTCCTGGTGGACGTCGTGGGTCCGGCGGGTGAGGCCCTGCTGACCCTGGCAAAGGATGTGGCGCTCCACATTGCGTCGGCCGATCCGATCGGCGTGACGGAAGCGGACATCCCTGCCGACCTGGTCGACCGGGAGCGCCGGATTGCCGAGGAGCAGGTCGCGGCCGAGGGCAAGCCGGAAAACATCCGAGCCAAGATCGTCGATGGCAAGGTGCGCAAGTTCGTGGCCGAGCGAACCCTGGTGGGCCAGCCCTTCGTCAAGGACGAGACTCAGACCGTCGGCGATCTGATCGCTGCGGCGTCCAAGGCTGCCGGAGCGCCCGTGACGGTGCGTCGCTTTGCCCGCTTCAAGGTGGGTGAGGCCTGA
- the pyrH gene encoding UMP kinase produces the protein MGLAYRRALLKLSGEALAGERSGLDYGIVEGLAGQLKGVHAQGIHLGLVVGGGNIVRGTHASKEGLDRVNADYMGMLATVINALALQDILEKMEVQTRVMTAIRMESLAEPYIRRRAVRHLEKGRMVIFAGGTGNPFFSTDTAAVLRALEIGAEVILKATSVDGIYTGDPKKDPNATFIPELSYQEAIVKGYAVMDANAFALCKDNKLPIVVFNMNKPGAIARVLSGERVGTIVR, from the coding sequence ATGGGCTTGGCGTATCGCCGAGCCCTGCTCAAGCTCTCCGGCGAAGCCCTCGCCGGAGAGCGGTCCGGTCTCGACTATGGTATCGTCGAGGGACTCGCCGGGCAGCTCAAGGGTGTTCACGCCCAGGGAATCCACCTCGGCCTGGTGGTCGGGGGCGGCAACATTGTGCGAGGCACCCACGCCAGTAAAGAAGGGCTCGACCGCGTCAATGCCGATTACATGGGCATGCTGGCCACGGTCATCAATGCCCTGGCTCTGCAGGACATCCTCGAAAAGATGGAAGTGCAGACCCGGGTCATGACGGCGATTCGGATGGAGTCGCTGGCGGAGCCGTATATTCGTCGTCGGGCGGTTCGCCACCTCGAGAAGGGGCGGATGGTCATCTTTGCCGGCGGGACCGGGAATCCCTTCTTTTCCACCGATACGGCCGCGGTGCTGCGCGCCCTGGAAATCGGTGCCGAGGTTATCCTCAAGGCCACCAGCGTCGATGGGATCTACACTGGCGACCCCAAGAAGGATCCCAACGCGACCTTCATTCCGGAGTTATCCTACCAGGAGGCGATCGTGAAAGGGTATGCCGTGATGGATGCCAATGCGTTTGCGCTCTGTAAGGACAATAAATTGCCGATCGTGGTGTTCAACATGAACAAACCCGGGGCTATCGCCAGAGTGCTGTCCGGGGAACGCGTGGGGACGATCGTACGATGA
- the frr gene encoding ribosome recycling factor has translation MSQIPEIQKHARDGMHKAVENTKREFSSIRTGKASTHLLDVLRVDAYGSHVPINQVGMVSAPEPRLLTVQAFDKSLIIPIEKAIRESDLGLNPSTQGNLIRIPIPPLSQERRKDLIKVIHKLAEEGRIAIRHARTDALQKVKKVEHVSEDDKTRAEKEIQKLTDEHVKQVDQLVQGKEVEIMEV, from the coding sequence ATGAGCCAGATTCCGGAGATCCAGAAGCACGCTCGGGACGGCATGCACAAAGCCGTCGAGAATACCAAGCGCGAGTTCAGCTCGATTCGCACGGGCAAGGCAAGCACCCATCTGCTCGACGTGCTGCGAGTCGACGCCTACGGCAGTCACGTGCCGATCAATCAGGTCGGGATGGTGTCGGCGCCCGAGCCGCGTTTGCTGACGGTTCAGGCGTTCGACAAATCGCTGATCATCCCGATCGAGAAGGCCATTCGGGAGTCCGACCTGGGGCTCAATCCTTCGACCCAGGGCAACCTGATCCGGATTCCGATTCCGCCGCTCTCACAGGAACGGCGCAAGGATCTGATCAAGGTGATCCACAAGCTGGCCGAGGAAGGGCGGATTGCCATTCGCCATGCCAGAACCGATGCGCTGCAGAAGGTCAAGAAGGTCGAGCACGTCTCCGAAGACGACAAGACTCGCGCCGAGAAGGAAATCCAGAAGCTGACCGACGAGCATGTCAAGCAGGTCGATCAGCTGGTGCAGGGCAAAGAAGTGGAGATCATGGAGGTTTGA
- the uppS gene encoding di-trans,poly-cis-decaprenylcistransferase yields MDGNGRWAAQRKLPRTAGHQAGMATVRRIVEASIAAGVRTLTVFAFSQENWQRPPEEIDALMALLQEYVATQSTELSAQGVRVRMLGDLTRLSPAARRAVDFVEGATVAGTVLALNICISYSARAELVSVAQQLAKDAVAGRLDPDAIGEADIAERLYTAPWGDPDLLIRTSGEFRISNFLLWQLAYAELYVTPVLWPDFAPSDFYEALLDYQRRERRFGRVGA; encoded by the coding sequence ATGGACGGGAACGGTCGGTGGGCTGCGCAGCGCAAGTTGCCGCGGACCGCCGGCCATCAGGCGGGCATGGCCACGGTCCGACGGATCGTCGAAGCCAGCATCGCAGCCGGGGTCCGCACCCTGACGGTCTTTGCCTTCAGCCAGGAGAACTGGCAGCGTCCTCCTGAGGAGATCGACGCGCTGATGGCGCTGCTGCAGGAGTATGTCGCGACCCAGTCGACCGAACTGTCGGCTCAGGGCGTCCGGGTCCGGATGCTGGGCGATCTGACCCGCCTCTCGCCGGCCGCGCGTCGGGCGGTCGACTTCGTGGAGGGGGCCACGGTAGCCGGGACGGTCCTGGCGCTCAATATCTGCATTTCATACAGCGCGCGGGCGGAGCTTGTCTCGGTTGCTCAGCAACTGGCGAAGGACGCCGTGGCGGGGCGGCTCGATCCGGATGCGATCGGCGAGGCCGACATTGCGGAGCGCCTCTATACCGCGCCGTGGGGCGACCCGGATCTGCTGATTCGAACGTCGGGTGAGTTCCGGATCTCGAATTTTCTGCTCTGGCAACTTGCCTACGCGGAGTTGTATGTGACCCCGGTGCTCTGGCCCGACTTCGCCCCGTCCGATTTCTACGAGGCGTTGTTGGACTATCAGCGCCGCGAACGGCGTTTCGGGCGGGTGGGAGCCTGA
- a CDS encoding phosphatidate cytidylyltransferase, whose amino-acid sequence MSNNLQRILFAVVAIPIAIGVVYWGGWPLAVLVAVIAALGAKEMVSLARHQGLAPLDKHAMVFSVAIPIGVWLTYGGQPIAWGGFAVSSLMPSVWFTLAGTVIWILTATLIRRAPDERPLGVASVTLLVPLYCAVLPSFLLGIRYATGLGRSWEATAAVFFPLAVTWICDTAAMYAGKAIGGAKLAPVVSPGKTRAGSVAGLIAGLVTAVLFNRLVMTPLGYTISDLEAVAFGVILSVAAQIGDLTESLFKREAGVKDSSGLIPGHGGVLDRFDALYFVVPIAAMLYSFFGVI is encoded by the coding sequence ATGTCGAATAATCTGCAGCGCATTCTCTTTGCAGTCGTTGCCATTCCTATCGCCATCGGGGTCGTCTACTGGGGCGGCTGGCCGCTCGCGGTGCTCGTGGCCGTCATCGCAGCGCTTGGTGCGAAGGAGATGGTGTCCCTGGCGCGGCATCAGGGCCTGGCGCCGCTCGACAAGCACGCCATGGTCTTCTCGGTTGCCATTCCGATCGGGGTCTGGCTGACCTATGGCGGTCAGCCGATTGCCTGGGGCGGGTTCGCGGTAAGCTCGCTGATGCCGTCCGTTTGGTTCACCCTGGCCGGGACGGTCATCTGGATCCTGACGGCGACTCTGATCCGGCGCGCTCCGGACGAGCGTCCACTCGGCGTGGCGAGCGTGACGCTGCTGGTGCCCCTGTACTGCGCCGTGCTGCCGAGTTTCCTGCTGGGGATCCGCTATGCCACTGGCCTCGGTCGGAGCTGGGAAGCCACCGCGGCGGTGTTCTTCCCGCTGGCGGTGACCTGGATCTGTGACACGGCCGCGATGTACGCGGGCAAGGCCATCGGCGGGGCCAAGCTCGCGCCGGTGGTCAGTCCGGGCAAGACCCGGGCGGGGTCGGTCGCCGGACTGATCGCGGGTCTGGTCACGGCCGTGCTGTTCAACCGGCTGGTGATGACGCCGTTGGGCTACACCATCAGTGACCTCGAAGCGGTTGCGTTCGGGGTGATCCTGTCGGTCGCCGCGCAGATCGGCGACTTGACAGAGTCGCTCTTCAAGCGCGAGGCCGGCGTCAAGGACTCCAGCGGCCTGATTCCCGGCCATGGCGGGGTGCTCGATCGATTCGATGCGCTCTACTTCGTAGTGCCGATTGCCGCGATGCTCTACAGCTTCTTTGGCGTGATCTGA